The Venturia canescens isolate UGA chromosome 7, ASM1945775v1, whole genome shotgun sequence genome segment CAGATTTGGTTGTGGAATGAATTTGCATTCCGGGACAGAAACGTACGCTCACGGTTGGAACAACGACAGCTTGTTATTTCGCCTCTCTGTACGCAAAGGCTTCTCTGATATTGGGACAAAAAGCAGCTTGTTATGGGCAGCGAGCTTTTATCGGCAAATTGAATATGAATCGTCCACGCGATGATGGATATTACGAAAGTACTGAGAATTCAGTCACGAACACGAAACTCTTTATCGAAGAAGTGAACAGTATTGGAGTAAGTTCCATTTTGCCCCTTGagttttcaataattattaagcagaatgaaaaaaaaatgcttaatTTCAGAGTCCCTTGATCAAGCCTATTATAACTCCAAGATTCGCTCTGAGCTGCGATTTGGAATTGCTGAAGGAATTAGGAAAATTAGCGAATGAGCTGGATATTCACGTACAGGTAAATCGAGAATATTTTATGCAATAAGATGAATGGGAAAGATCATTTCCGAACGCCCCATCAACGGACTTTTCGAACGATTTTACAACaagaattataatttttcatttcagacTCACGTGTCGGAAAATTTGGACGAGATAGAGGCCGTGAAGGAACTTTTTCCGGGAATAGAAACGTACACGGAAGTTTATGAAGCTGCGGGACTCCTCACAAACAAAACGGTCTTAGCTCATGGAGTTCATCTGAAAGACAACGAATTGGATATTATCAAAAGCAAAAAAAGTGCAGTCATTCACTGCCCTTCGTCGAACACGTGTTTGAGAAGCGGTTTGTGTGACGTTAGAAGGCTCATGAATCACGGAATCAAAATTGGTCTGGGCACAGGTGCGTTTctagcaaaaaaacgaatcattttccaatttttcgattcAGGTATTCAAGAgagcgaaatttttcaaaaatatgtaTCAGTTGAATACTTGTTATTACAGACGTTGCAGGAGGAACAAGCGTTTGTATACTCGATGCGATGAGATCGGCTCTTCAAGTGTCAAATAGTTTGTCTATTTTGAATCCCAGTTACGAGCCGTTGAAATATACAGATGTATTTCATTTCGCAACTTTGGGAGGCGCCAGCTGTGAGTGCTTATTTCCTTGTTTCATTTCGGTTCAACATTAATCTTGAACTTTTCTTAATTGCAGCTCTCATGATCGAGGATCAAGtcggtaattttgaagtgggCAAAGAGTTCGACGCCCTTGTCATTGATATGAATATTCCAACTGGGCCTCTCGACGGTCTTATAGATTTTACCCTTGAAGATAAACTGCAAAGACTCATTTACTCCGGCGATGATCGAAACATTGTTGAGGTCTATGTCAAGGGTTGCAGAGTGAAATAAAtccgtttttgttttcatcgttCTTGATATCATCgatgaaatgaataaaaaattatttttttgggaataaataatgaaagtgaaaaacaatatttacgTGCTCAAGTGTATTCATCAGTATTTACAATtcttattcgtttttattatgTTGTAAAAAAGAGGTCACGCTTCTCAGGCATTGTTCGTAGGCTTTTACAAATCCTGCACTGTCATCGTCCTgaaaacagatgaaaattttttttttctcgttagcAAAAATgtgattattttcaattttttatcattgaatGAAAGTAAAAATCTCATTACGTAATAGGGATCACGGATGATGGTTTCTCCTTCCGGATCGTATTTTCCTAATAGTTCTATTTTTGCTTTGCCATCAGCCGGTTTCATACGATTGAGGTGGGAAATATTTTCGTCATCCATCCCAAAAATCCAgtcaaatttcacaaaatcatcCTTCGTTATCTGAAAGAGATTTGATTCCGTGTGGAAACTTTAGTTATGCAAACTTCTGAAACAGTGGGCGATAGAGGGATCAATTTACTGAGTTTAGCAGTTCAATCCTGGGTGTGGATACAAAAATCTCCTAAAAAGGTTTATTGTATGCCTAATCCTTGTATTTTTGGATCCCTGGATTTTAAACCTGacacaaagtttttttcaaagtatcAATTGTGTAAAATTCCAAATATTAGATTTCAAGTTAGGTCTaatgtaaaatttttctatttcaaaaacTTACAGGTCTCGCTTTGTGAGAATAATCTGTGATTCCTTTGTCTCTGAGTGTTGACATTGCTCTGCGATCTGGAGATTTCCCTGTGTGATATCCGATCAGAGCGGCACTTTCTACTTCCCACTGGTCTTCaagaccattttttttaatcaaatgttggaaaacGGCTTCTCCGATTGGAGAACGACAAATATTTCCTGTAATAAatacggatttttttattttgattttcatgCTCGAATTGTATGGCGATCTTTCTATTTCAAGGGAGTTGATCTAATATAGTTTGtttgaaatacttttttcctaGTTTTTAGTATTTATAAATTAGAAACCGATCAATAAAAACGATAGTTAAAAAAACCGCTGTGAGTTGaacaaagcgaaaaaaaatataaaataactcGAAAATCAAATCTTACCTAAACAAATGACAAGAACACGTTTTTTCTCGGGCATCCT includes the following:
- the DhpD gene encoding guanine deaminase isoform X4; this translates as MSSHLFVGPLIHTKSNGELLVVHRAGILVQNGKIISVTENPKPNEVTADFVTLLSAGQFLIPGFIDCHIHAPQLPNIGTGYDKGLLDWLEMYTFPLERKYSDEKFAERIFDAVVKRTLTVGTTTACYFASLYAKASLILGQKAACYGQRAFIGKLNMNRPRDDGYYESTENSVTNTKLFIEEVNSIGSPLIKPIITPRFALSCDLELLKELGKLANELDIHVQTHVSENLDEIEAVKELFPGIETYTEVYEAAGLLTNKTVLAHGVHLKDNELDIIKSKKSAVIHCPSSNTCLRSGLCDVRRLMNHGIKIGLGTDVAGGTSVCILDAMRSALQVSNSLSILNPSYEPLKYTDVFHFATLGGASSLMIEDQVGNFEVGKEFDALVIDMNIPTGPLDGLIDFTLEDKLQRLIYSGDDRNIVEVYVKGCRVK
- the DhpD gene encoding guanine deaminase isoform X3, whose product is MLKSSAGITKMSSHLFVGPLIHTKSNGELLVVHRAGILVQNGKIISVTENPKPNEVTADFVTLLSAGQFLIPGFIDCHIHAPQLPNIGTGYDKGLLDWLEMYTFPLERKYSDEKFAERIFDAVVKRTLTVGTTTACYFASLYAKASLILGQKAACYGQRAFIGKLNMNRPRDDGYYESTENSVTNTKLFIEEVNSIGSPLIKPIITPRFALSCDLELLKELGKLANELDIHVQTHVSENLDEIEAVKELFPGIETYTEVYEAAGLLTNKTVLAHGVHLKDNELDIIKSKKSAVIHCPSSNTCLRSGLCDVRRLMNHGIKIGLGTDVAGGTSVCILDAMRSALQVSNSLSILNPSYEPLKYTDVFHFATLGGASSLMIEDQVGNFEVGKEFDALVIDMNIPTGPLDGLIDFTLEDKLQRLIYSGDDRNIVEVYVKGCRVK
- the DhpD gene encoding guanine deaminase isoform X2; amino-acid sequence: MSAEKSSSAGITKMSSHLFVGPLIHTKSNGELLVVHRAGILVQNGKIISVTENPKPNEVTADFVTLLSAGQFLIPGFIDCHIHAPQLPNIGTGYDKGLLDWLEMYTFPLERKYSDEKFAERIFDAVVKRTLTVGTTTACYFASLYAKASLILGQKAACYGQRAFIGKLNMNRPRDDGYYESTENSVTNTKLFIEEVNSIGSPLIKPIITPRFALSCDLELLKELGKLANELDIHVQTHVSENLDEIEAVKELFPGIETYTEVYEAAGLLTNKTVLAHGVHLKDNELDIIKSKKSAVIHCPSSNTCLRSGLCDVRRLMNHGIKIGLGTDVAGGTSVCILDAMRSALQVSNSLSILNPSYEPLKYTDVFHFATLGGASSLMIEDQVGNFEVGKEFDALVIDMNIPTGPLDGLIDFTLEDKLQRLIYSGDDRNIVEVYVKGCRVK
- the DhpD gene encoding guanine deaminase isoform X1: MRAAWTRGMLSKQIACLTDVCRKISKSSAGITKMSSHLFVGPLIHTKSNGELLVVHRAGILVQNGKIISVTENPKPNEVTADFVTLLSAGQFLIPGFIDCHIHAPQLPNIGTGYDKGLLDWLEMYTFPLERKYSDEKFAERIFDAVVKRTLTVGTTTACYFASLYAKASLILGQKAACYGQRAFIGKLNMNRPRDDGYYESTENSVTNTKLFIEEVNSIGSPLIKPIITPRFALSCDLELLKELGKLANELDIHVQTHVSENLDEIEAVKELFPGIETYTEVYEAAGLLTNKTVLAHGVHLKDNELDIIKSKKSAVIHCPSSNTCLRSGLCDVRRLMNHGIKIGLGTDVAGGTSVCILDAMRSALQVSNSLSILNPSYEPLKYTDVFHFATLGGASSLMIEDQVGNFEVGKEFDALVIDMNIPTGPLDGLIDFTLEDKLQRLIYSGDDRNIVEVYVKGCRVK
- the LOC122413269 gene encoding low molecular weight phosphotyrosine protein phosphatase-like, with the translated sequence MPEKKRVLVICLGNICRSPIGEAVFQHLIKKNGLEDQWEVESAALIGYHTGKSPDRRAMSTLRDKGITDYSHKARPITKDDFVKFDWIFGMDDENISHLNRMKPADGKAKIELLGKYDPEGETIIRDPYYDDDSAGFVKAYEQCLRSVTSFLQHNKNE